One stretch of Chroococcidiopsis sp. CCMEE 29 DNA includes these proteins:
- a CDS encoding GNAT family N-acetyltransferase: protein MRCAGLLALTGVDMEVRIEPYKADNLDAVIRLSLRAWTPVFESIQNTMDAEVYQTFYPDRWQVSQQKAIEEVCAAENINVWVALNSGSTVGFVAVKLDSESRMGEIYMIAVDPDFQGQGIGSALMEVALEQMKETGMTIAMVETGGDPGHAPARHTYEKLGFGLWTVARYFKKL from the coding sequence ATGCGATGTGCTGGATTGTTGGCATTAACCGGAGTGGATATGGAAGTGCGGATTGAACCTTACAAGGCTGATAATCTCGATGCCGTCATTCGGCTTTCGCTACGAGCCTGGACTCCGGTGTTTGAGTCGATTCAGAACACAATGGACGCTGAGGTGTACCAGACGTTCTATCCAGATCGTTGGCAGGTGAGCCAGCAAAAGGCGATCGAGGAGGTCTGCGCTGCCGAAAACATAAATGTGTGGGTTGCGCTCAATTCAGGTTCCACTGTAGGGTTTGTCGCCGTGAAACTAGACTCCGAATCCAGGATGGGCGAAATTTACATGATTGCGGTCGATCCAGACTTTCAAGGTCAAGGAATTGGCAGCGCTCTGATGGAAGTTGCGCTTGAGCAGATGAAAGAGACTGGGATGACGATTGCGATGGTCGAGACCGGAGGCGATCCCGGTCATGCTCCAGCCCGTCACACTTACGAAAAGCTGGGCTTCGGGCTATGGACGGTCGCCCGATACTTCAAGAAGCTTTAG
- a CDS encoding LuxR C-terminal-related transcriptional regulator, translating into MVNPLLITKLYLPSLPSPGQLPLVQRKRLLEKLNQGLTSKLILISAAAGFGKTTLLSEWAHELKLPVSWLSLDERDNDLTRFWTYVVTALQQRHPNIGEATLAMLRFASRSSGGATEPTSAEAFLTPLINELAQLQTDVVLVLDDYHLINTSAIHDALIFLLEHLPLQVHLAIATRIDPPLLTARLRVRAQLTELHANDLRFTHEEAAAFLHQALAQPLTEAQIATLQTQTEGWIAGLQLAMLSLRKAADSEALIESFSGSQRNVLDYLVEEVLERQSQLVRKFLLRTSILEQMCQALCKVVVGEDVVHEADTLEQLERQNLFVVPLDHNRIWYRYHHLFAAALRHLLQRTEPDCILVYHARAAQWYEQQGYIAEAIQHAIAGRSFEYATRLIEQEIQTSENPRLDAVVLGQAFAALPTELIDTRPWLLVAKAWVGFTSSQFAAGIAAIQRLEQCLNQNPPEIENVERLWGVVIALKGAHARQQGNTVEAIACMEKALQLLPQNHSWLRSLILLNLGVTYFAADNYQAAKQLLVEVNRIGKVQGMADPAIAGLYLQAQFLALRGRLDEAVSLCQQGLELATERHWLATYAGVLVQVALADLLREQNQLETAAEHLTQSIDRAIQNRQPGLMMGYITLARVRQAQGDLPSAWTAIRAAERCQPWLWSTILSVEACKVRLHLAEGNVDAAMAWAGSSGLSSEGELHYSPTQQSPQGSELDYFTFARVLLAYGQQRSSPAHLQDAMRLLTRLQEFTHAGGRTIRVMETLLLQALVLQAQGDRSRSLDFLNQALNVPRQGNYIRLFLDEEKPMAELLQTAVSKDIHADEVKRLLTIFRSVEEKKSTIIRPFVEPLSARELEVLRYLATGMSNQAIADQLFVSLAAVKWHARNIYGKLDVNNRTQAVAKARETGLLP; encoded by the coding sequence ATGGTTAATCCTCTGCTGATCACCAAGTTGTATCTTCCATCGCTACCTTCGCCGGGGCAGTTGCCCTTAGTGCAGCGAAAACGTTTGCTGGAGAAATTAAATCAGGGATTAACCAGCAAACTGATCCTGATTTCAGCGGCGGCGGGTTTTGGGAAGACGACCCTGTTGAGTGAATGGGCACATGAACTCAAACTCCCCGTTAGTTGGCTTTCTCTCGATGAGCGGGATAATGATCTCACTCGCTTCTGGACGTATGTTGTGACCGCTTTACAGCAACGTCATCCCAACATCGGCGAAGCGACACTAGCGATGCTGCGATTCGCTTCGCGAAGCTCCGGAGGAGCGACGGAACCGACTTCTGCTGAAGCATTTTTAACACCGCTGATCAATGAACTCGCGCAACTCCAAACCGACGTAGTTCTGGTTCTCGATGACTATCATCTGATTAACACTTCTGCGATCCACGACGCACTTATTTTCCTGCTGGAGCATTTACCGCTTCAGGTGCATCTCGCGATCGCCACTCGGATTGATCCACCGCTATTGACCGCGAGATTGCGCGTCCGCGCTCAATTAACAGAACTCCACGCCAACGACTTACGCTTTACCCATGAAGAAGCAGCGGCATTCCTGCATCAGGCTCTCGCTCAGCCCTTAACTGAGGCACAGATCGCGACGCTGCAAACCCAAACTGAAGGCTGGATTGCAGGATTACAACTCGCGATGCTTTCGCTGCGGAAAGCGGCAGATTCTGAGGCATTGATTGAGTCGTTTAGCGGCAGCCAACGCAATGTGCTGGATTATCTGGTGGAGGAAGTTTTAGAACGGCAATCTCAGCTCGTGAGGAAGTTTCTGCTGCGGACTTCGATTTTAGAGCAGATGTGTCAAGCTCTCTGCAAAGTCGTAGTCGGAGAGGATGTCGTTCATGAAGCCGACACGCTTGAACAATTGGAGCGCCAGAATCTATTTGTCGTTCCATTAGATCACAATCGCATCTGGTATCGCTATCATCACTTGTTTGCAGCCGCATTGCGTCACCTTTTGCAGCGAACAGAACCTGATTGCATTCTGGTCTATCACGCTCGCGCGGCTCAATGGTATGAACAGCAGGGATACATTGCAGAAGCAATTCAACATGCCATTGCAGGACGATCGTTTGAATACGCAACCCGTTTAATCGAGCAGGAAATTCAGACGAGTGAAAATCCTCGTTTAGATGCAGTTGTTCTGGGTCAGGCTTTCGCAGCATTACCCACAGAACTAATCGACACTCGCCCCTGGTTGCTGGTCGCCAAAGCCTGGGTTGGATTTACCTCCTCACAATTTGCAGCGGGAATTGCAGCGATTCAACGCCTTGAACAGTGCCTTAACCAGAACCCGCCTGAAATTGAGAATGTGGAGCGGCTTTGGGGAGTCGTGATCGCCTTAAAAGGAGCGCACGCTCGTCAGCAAGGCAACACAGTAGAGGCGATCGCCTGTATGGAAAAAGCCTTGCAGTTGTTGCCACAGAATCATTCCTGGCTGCGATCGCTGATTCTGCTCAATCTCGGAGTCACCTATTTTGCTGCAGACAATTACCAAGCGGCAAAGCAGTTACTGGTAGAGGTCAATCGGATTGGCAAGGTACAGGGCATGGCTGATCCGGCGATCGCGGGACTCTACTTACAGGCACAGTTTCTTGCCCTACGGGGTCGCCTTGACGAAGCCGTTTCACTTTGTCAGCAAGGTTTAGAGTTAGCCACCGAACGGCACTGGCTGGCAACTTACGCAGGCGTGTTGGTTCAAGTGGCGCTAGCAGATTTGTTGCGCGAGCAAAACCAGTTAGAAACGGCGGCTGAGCATCTGACTCAAAGTATCGATCGCGCTATTCAGAACCGCCAGCCTGGATTGATGATGGGTTACATTACTCTGGCACGAGTACGGCAGGCACAGGGAGACCTTCCATCAGCCTGGACTGCCATTCGTGCGGCTGAACGCTGTCAACCCTGGCTCTGGTCCACGATCCTTTCAGTCGAAGCTTGTAAAGTCAGATTACATTTGGCAGAAGGAAATGTAGATGCAGCAATGGCTTGGGCAGGAAGTAGCGGCTTGAGCAGCGAAGGAGAACTTCATTACAGCCCGACTCAACAATCTCCTCAAGGTTCTGAACTTGATTATTTCACCTTTGCCAGAGTGTTACTTGCTTATGGGCAGCAGCGATCGTCACCTGCTCATTTGCAAGATGCAATGAGATTGCTGACTCGATTGCAGGAATTTACTCATGCGGGGGGACGAACGATTCGGGTCATGGAAACATTGCTTTTACAGGCGTTGGTTTTGCAGGCTCAAGGCGATCGATCGAGATCATTGGATTTCCTCAATCAAGCCCTGAACGTTCCTCGTCAAGGAAACTACATTCGTCTGTTTCTTGATGAAGAAAAACCGATGGCAGAATTATTGCAAACGGCTGTTTCTAAAGATATTCATGCTGATGAAGTCAAACGTTTGTTAACAATATTTCGCTCAGTTGAAGAGAAAAAATCAACAATCATTCGACCGTTCGTTGAGCCATTAAGCGCACGTGAACTCGAAGTACTCCGTTATCTGGCAACTGGGATGTCGAATCAGGCGATCGCGGATCAACTGTTCGTCAGTCTTGCCGCCGTCAAATGGCACGCTCGGAACATCTATGGCAAGCTAGACGTGAATAATCGCACTCAAGCGGTGGCAAAAGCGAGAGAAACAGGGCTTTTGCCATAG
- a CDS encoding DUF3703 domain-containing protein, producing MEKQIVHLFVFNTLADWETGFAIAGINNPDLQKHPGRYRVQTMGLTAEPVTTIGGMTILPDITLAELEPSAMLILPGGEAWDAGKNAEILEAAEAFLQAGLPIAAICGATAGLARVGILDDKLHTSNALEYLQTTHYRGAALYQHQPAVTAGNVITTNSTAPLEFAYHIFKMLDLYDTEILEAWYGLFKTGDASYYATLQSLATPLLEEKMKATVRKQFKAELGRAKTAIAAQDYGTAWNALQRAHILGQRDAIPHTIAHWNMLKLAWKQRDFREVAGQILPALLATPLTPLFGQLRSLRGGKASVNDSGKMAISEDIQRILKH from the coding sequence ATGGAAAAGCAAATCGTTCATCTGTTTGTATTTAATACCCTTGCCGACTGGGAAACAGGATTTGCCATTGCGGGAATCAATAATCCAGATTTGCAAAAACATCCCGGTCGCTACCGGGTGCAGACGATGGGCTTAACGGCTGAACCTGTCACCACGATCGGCGGTATGACGATTCTTCCCGACATTACCCTTGCTGAACTCGAACCCAGTGCTATGCTGATTCTGCCCGGAGGAGAAGCCTGGGATGCAGGCAAAAACGCTGAGATCTTGGAGGCAGCAGAAGCATTTCTGCAAGCAGGGCTTCCCATTGCAGCAATCTGTGGTGCAACCGCAGGTTTAGCGCGTGTTGGCATACTCGATGACAAACTCCACACCAGCAATGCTCTAGAATACTTGCAAACTACTCATTATCGAGGCGCAGCCCTTTATCAGCATCAACCTGCGGTTACGGCAGGCAATGTCATCACCACAAACTCAACCGCCCCGCTTGAGTTTGCCTACCACATCTTCAAAATGCTCGATCTCTACGATACTGAGATCTTGGAAGCCTGGTACGGACTTTTCAAGACAGGCGATGCCTCATACTATGCCACGCTGCAATCACTCGCAACTCCATTGCTGGAGGAAAAGATGAAAGCAACTGTACGGAAACAGTTTAAAGCTGAACTTGGCAGAGCTAAAACAGCCATTGCAGCACAAGATTATGGGACCGCATGGAACGCCCTGCAACGCGCTCATATTCTAGGACAGCGGGATGCAATTCCTCATACGATCGCCCATTGGAACATGCTAAAGCTCGCCTGGAAGCAACGGGATTTCCGAGAGGTGGCTGGGCAAATCCTACCCGCTCTTCTAGCCACTCCCCTCACGCCTCTATTTGGACAACTGAGATCCTTGAGAGGCGGTAAAGCTAGTGTTAATGATTCAGGAAAAATGGCGATTTCAGAAGACATTCAGCGAATTCTAAAGCACTAG
- a CDS encoding class I SAM-dependent methyltransferase: protein MDKKQKLVMVIRSQFMQPRGVAGWLVGWVMALRSSNRERNLWAVELLGVEPTDRVLEIGFGPGIAIQELSRRATQGLVCGIDHSEVMVWQASKRNRDAVYAGRVDLRCSSVEHLPAFEEPFDKVLAVNNMGMWREPVERLKELHRLMRPGGRIAIVSQPRCPGATAETTAAAGHEIASRLTEAGFTRIRSGTLALKPPVVCVIGEVS from the coding sequence ATGGACAAAAAGCAGAAGTTGGTGATGGTGATCCGGTCTCAGTTCATGCAGCCCCGTGGAGTTGCGGGTTGGCTTGTTGGGTGGGTGATGGCACTGCGATCGTCGAACCGTGAGCGCAACCTGTGGGCAGTCGAACTCCTAGGAGTGGAGCCAACCGATCGCGTCCTTGAGATCGGCTTCGGGCCGGGAATCGCGATCCAGGAGCTGAGCCGTCGGGCAACACAGGGTCTTGTATGTGGCATTGATCACTCGGAAGTAATGGTTTGGCAGGCAAGCAAGCGCAACCGGGATGCCGTATATGCGGGTCGCGTGGATCTGCGTTGCAGTTCGGTCGAGCACCTTCCGGCGTTCGAGGAGCCGTTTGACAAAGTTTTAGCCGTTAACAACATGGGCATGTGGCGCGAACCAGTCGAGCGGCTGAAAGAGCTTCATCGCCTCATGCGACCCGGAGGACGAATCGCGATCGTCTCACAGCCGCGCTGCCCTGGTGCTACGGCAGAGACAACAGCGGCTGCGGGACACGAGATTGCGTCACGTCTCACAGAGGCGGGCTTCACGCGCATCCGATCAGGCACGCTTGCACTCAAGCCCCCTGTCGTTTGCGTGATCGGTGAGGTCTCATGA
- a CDS encoding isoprenylcysteine carboxylmethyltransferase family protein, with protein sequence MESNDLNDQVKTDIVPEAANSGIIRPPFIYLGAIALGLLFHFASPVRLVPRAVSVPFGGIIVLVAVALFFYAVRTFRIAGTPVPGNRPTTTIVCAGPYRWSRNPIYLAFSLLQLGIACWVNSLWLLITLIPTVALMAFVVIPREEKYLETRFPSDYLPYKASVRRWL encoded by the coding sequence ATGGAAAGCAACGATCTCAATGATCAGGTGAAGACAGACATAGTGCCGGAAGCCGCAAACTCCGGGATCATCAGACCCCCTTTTATCTACCTGGGTGCGATCGCCTTGGGTCTGTTATTCCATTTTGCATCACCAGTGCGGCTCGTGCCTCGTGCCGTGAGCGTGCCATTCGGCGGCATTATAGTGCTTGTCGCTGTCGCTTTGTTCTTTTACGCGGTTCGCACGTTTCGGATCGCTGGCACGCCCGTTCCGGGCAATCGTCCCACCACGACGATCGTGTGTGCGGGACCCTATCGTTGGAGCCGCAATCCGATCTATCTGGCTTTCTCGCTGCTCCAACTCGGAATTGCCTGCTGGGTCAACAGTCTCTGGCTACTCATCACCCTCATTCCAACAGTGGCGCTGATGGCGTTCGTGGTCATTCCGCGAGAGGAGAAATATCTGGAGACCCGCTTCCCGTCGGACTACTTGCCCTATAAGGCTTCTGTGCGTCGCTGGCTGTAA
- a CDS encoding class I SAM-dependent methyltransferase, producing the protein MEWTIGWWQVSVQRVYPTTTQLSQTYNRAASGWHQQLRLLGYRDAYQKLWQLIKTANVLPLKKDNITLCDCGIGTAAFSLAFTQTIHSTAHISGVDLSVEMLNQAHQQLTQAKVSHQLCQSDVNALPFADEAFDAVISAHMLEHLSNPAQGLREMVRVLRPGAPLVLVVTQSSLPGILIQWHWGNRCFHPKELLALMHEVGLSQVQFFSFPPGLAHLASIACVGFRRQ; encoded by the coding sequence ATGGAATGGACAATCGGATGGTGGCAGGTTTCCGTTCAACGGGTCTATCCCACAACGACGCAGCTTTCTCAAACCTATAATCGCGCTGCTTCTGGGTGGCATCAACAGCTTCGTCTCTTGGGATATCGCGATGCATATCAGAAGTTATGGCAGTTGATTAAAACCGCCAATGTTCTTCCTCTCAAGAAAGATAACATTACCCTTTGTGATTGCGGAATTGGTACCGCAGCATTCAGCCTAGCATTTACTCAAACCATTCATTCAACAGCCCACATTAGCGGAGTCGATCTTTCCGTTGAAATGTTGAACCAAGCACATCAACAACTCACTCAAGCAAAAGTTTCGCATCAACTGTGTCAAAGTGATGTGAATGCCCTGCCGTTTGCGGATGAGGCGTTTGATGCTGTGATCAGTGCTCATATGCTGGAACACTTGAGCAATCCAGCACAAGGGTTACGAGAAATGGTGAGAGTCCTGCGTCCAGGCGCACCCTTGGTTCTGGTTGTGACTCAATCGAGCTTACCTGGAATCCTGATTCAGTGGCATTGGGGCAATCGATGTTTTCACCCGAAGGAACTATTAGCACTGATGCACGAAGTAGGATTGTCTCAGGTCCAGTTTTTCTCGTTTCCGCCTGGACTGGCTCATCTGGCGAGCATCGCTTGTGTCGGATTTAGGAGGCAGTAG
- a CDS encoding M23 family metallopeptidase, protein MPNVESNPVVITFPLRGEWVSVNTPGHHRFAFDLVAVQPESQRYFSRSWLHLVLGLAPVSISYSWSQPVDSPVNGTVLEASDGWSDRLTLNVARDALKAFIFRPALIDNDVRPFAGNYVLIESEGVVVMLAHLRCGSLKIASGETVQTNQLIGEIGNSGNSIVPHLHIQVMDAADPLIADILPFGVTGCEVWNSDIWEPMNGEFLQKRKHFRST, encoded by the coding sequence ATGCCAAATGTGGAATCGAATCCTGTAGTCATCACATTTCCCTTACGGGGTGAATGGGTGAGCGTCAATACACCCGGACATCACCGTTTTGCCTTTGATCTGGTTGCAGTACAGCCAGAGTCTCAACGCTATTTTTCGAGATCCTGGTTGCATCTGGTGCTTGGTTTGGCACCTGTTTCGATCTCTTACAGTTGGTCGCAACCTGTTGACTCGCCTGTGAATGGAACTGTTCTTGAGGCAAGTGATGGTTGGTCAGATCGGCTTACGCTCAATGTTGCCAGAGACGCACTGAAGGCATTTATTTTTCGCCCAGCATTGATTGACAATGATGTTCGTCCCTTTGCCGGGAACTACGTCTTGATTGAATCAGAAGGTGTTGTGGTGATGCTTGCTCATCTTCGTTGCGGTTCTCTCAAAATTGCTTCAGGTGAAACGGTTCAAACCAACCAATTAATTGGTGAGATTGGCAATTCTGGAAACTCGATCGTCCCTCATCTGCACATTCAAGTGATGGATGCGGCTGATCCGTTAATCGCGGATATTTTGCCTTTTGGGGTGACGGGATGTGAGGTTTGGAATAGCGACATCTGGGAACCAATGAATGGAGAATTTCTGCAAAAACGCAAGCATTTTCGTTCAACCTGA
- a CDS encoding DUF1772 domain-containing protein, giving the protein MFLRTWRFITLIFVALFMGLEFAHTLELPAKMQDEGAFYVAIQNSLYRYFGAPGPGAWITVGAVLSAIALTVLVRNRRPAFWWTLVGTLCLTIAFPLIYFVRIEPVNGVIEQATTRSVPKDWMQLRDQWEYAHATNFIFGLAGFSALVISVLVDVPELGKGKS; this is encoded by the coding sequence ATGTTTCTGAGAACCTGGCGCTTCATTACCCTGATTTTCGTTGCCTTGTTTATGGGATTAGAGTTCGCCCATACGTTAGAACTGCCTGCCAAGATGCAAGATGAGGGTGCGTTTTATGTAGCCATCCAAAATAGCCTGTATCGGTACTTTGGCGCACCGGGTCCGGGTGCATGGATTACCGTAGGAGCAGTCCTTTCCGCGATCGCGCTCACCGTTTTAGTCCGAAACCGCCGACCTGCGTTTTGGTGGACATTGGTAGGCACGCTTTGTTTGACGATCGCGTTTCCCCTAATTTATTTTGTGCGGATTGAGCCTGTCAATGGAGTGATAGAACAGGCAACCACAAGATCAGTACCGAAGGATTGGATGCAATTGAGAGACCAGTGGGAATATGCTCATGCTACCAATTTTATTTTTGGTTTAGCAGGCTTCAGTGCATTAGTGATATCTGTACTGGTGGATGTGCCCGAGCTTGGAAAAGGCAAGAGTTAA
- a CDS encoding IS5 family transposase, giving the protein MARKLYPTDLSERQWHILKPLIPAPKASGRPRTVNIREIVNAIFYILASGCAWRLLPHDLPPWATVYYYFRLWRRDGVWQQINQVLREKVRSSRGREPTPSAAIVDSQSVKTTEVAQEVGYDGGKLVKGHKRHILVDTLGLLLQVVVSAANLSERAGAILLLEKVEAKFPRLSKIFSDGGYDGADFIASIKEDYQLNWEVVKRKQNKGFQVLPWRWIVERTLAWLVRYRRLTIDYEVLPTSSEAFIYAAMVRLMVRRLA; this is encoded by the coding sequence ATGGCTCGAAAACTTTATCCTACTGACCTCAGCGAGCGGCAATGGCACATCCTCAAACCACTCATTCCAGCACCTAAAGCTAGTGGTCGTCCTCGCACAGTCAATATCCGTGAGATTGTCAACGCGATCTTCTATATCCTTGCCAGTGGTTGCGCTTGGCGCTTGCTACCTCATGACTTACCACCTTGGGCTACAGTTTACTACTATTTTCGGCTGTGGCGCCGGGATGGAGTTTGGCAGCAAATCAACCAGGTTCTGCGGGAAAAGGTGCGCTCTTCACGAGGGCGAGAGCCAACTCCGAGTGCAGCGATTGTCGATAGCCAGTCGGTCAAAACTACTGAGGTAGCACAGGAAGTTGGTTATGACGGCGGTAAGTTGGTCAAGGGACACAAGCGTCACATCTTGGTTGACACATTAGGGTTGTTGTTGCAAGTCGTCGTCAGCGCCGCCAACTTGTCTGAGAGAGCTGGAGCGATCTTGCTGTTGGAGAAGGTTGAAGCGAAATTTCCCCGCCTTAGCAAGATCTTCTCAGACGGAGGCTATGACGGTGCTGATTTCATTGCCTCAATTAAAGAGGATTATCAATTGAATTGGGAAGTGGTCAAGCGCAAGCAGAACAAAGGCTTTCAAGTGTTGCCTTGGCGGTGGATAGTTGAGCGCACTCTGGCATGGCTTGTGCGTTACAGGCGATTAACCATTGACTATGAAGTCTTACCTACCAGCTCAGAAGCTTTTATTTATGCTGCCATGGTTCGGCTGATGGTCAGGCGGTTAGCGTAG
- a CDS encoding ABC exporter membrane fusion protein, with the protein MNTNWIIADWQTKIRSPRLVAVAMGCLLIPASGIAYQSQLTRSAPQPVQSATHVVQEVSALGRLEPEGEVIQVFAPTSADGARVETLNVIHGQQISKGDVIAVLDTYARRLAALQETQEQVRVAQAQLSQVEAGAKSGQIQAQARVVDRQQVELQTETRAQEATIARLQAELHNAALEARRYQVLYSEGAVSASLRDGKQLTADTVRQQLNEAQVNLSRIQLSRQQQISEAQATLDQIAEVRPVDVNVARSQVAAAQGSVARAQAELDLATVRSPQDGQVLKIYTRPGELVGDQGIISLGQTQRMVAVAEVYEVDLSHIRVGQTATVISKNNTFSEVLRGEVVEVGLEINKQDVLNTDPAAQFDARVVEVKVRLDEASSRQVAGLTNLSVQVSIDVN; encoded by the coding sequence ATGAACACAAATTGGATAATTGCTGACTGGCAAACCAAGATCCGATCGCCCCGACTGGTCGCTGTAGCTATGGGTTGCCTACTCATCCCCGCAAGTGGCATCGCCTATCAATCGCAGTTGACTCGCTCAGCCCCTCAGCCAGTACAAAGTGCGACACATGTAGTGCAGGAGGTTTCAGCCTTAGGACGACTGGAGCCAGAAGGTGAAGTGATTCAGGTGTTTGCGCCTACATCTGCGGATGGAGCACGAGTCGAAACCCTCAACGTTATTCACGGGCAACAGATTTCCAAAGGCGATGTAATTGCTGTTCTGGATACCTATGCGCGACGGCTAGCAGCACTCCAGGAAACCCAGGAACAGGTGAGAGTAGCTCAAGCCCAGCTAAGCCAGGTAGAAGCAGGTGCAAAGTCAGGACAAATTCAGGCACAGGCGCGGGTAGTCGATCGCCAGCAAGTAGAACTGCAAACGGAAACTAGGGCGCAGGAAGCGACGATCGCCCGTCTGCAAGCAGAACTGCACAATGCGGCACTGGAAGCAAGGCGATATCAGGTGCTGTATAGCGAAGGAGCCGTTTCTGCATCTTTACGGGATGGTAAGCAATTAACCGCCGATACAGTACGACAACAATTGAACGAAGCGCAAGTTAATTTGAGCCGGATTCAGCTATCGCGGCAGCAGCAGATTTCCGAAGCACAGGCGACGCTCGACCAGATTGCTGAGGTACGTCCGGTAGATGTGAATGTGGCGCGATCGCAAGTGGCTGCGGCTCAGGGAAGCGTTGCACGGGCACAGGCAGAACTGGATCTGGCGACTGTGCGATCGCCCCAAGATGGACAAGTCCTCAAAATCTACACTCGCCCTGGAGAACTTGTGGGTGATCAAGGCATTATCAGTCTGGGTCAAACTCAGCGAATGGTGGCAGTGGCAGAAGTGTATGAGGTGGATCTCAGCCACATTCGAGTCGGGCAAACCGCAACTGTGATCAGCAAAAACAACACTTTTTCAGAAGTGTTGCGCGGCGAGGTTGTAGAAGTGGGGCTGGAAATCAACAAACAAGATGTGTTGAACACCGATCCGGCAGCTCAGTTTGATGCGCGGGTGGTAGAAGTGAAAGTGCGGTTGGATGAAGCCTCTAGCCGTCAGGTTGCAGGTCTAACCAACTTGAGTGTTCAAGTATCCATTGATGTCAATTGA
- a CDS encoding NmrA family NAD(P)-binding protein, with the protein MSINIKQPKILVTGATGKTGSAVITQLRQQDLPVKAVVRSQDERSKRLDRLGVETVVADLFDPDQLLVAMQGTTRAYYCPPLHPYALQSATAFAVAAQAAKLEAIVGLSQWLASPDHPSLHTRQIWLIEQMFSMLPNIAYVNVNPGYFADNYLRLIDFATLLGIWPVLTGHSRNAPPSNEDIARIVVVALTDPDRHAGKRYRPTGPALLSAYDMAATIQKVLGSRVFPVNLPMWMFVRAARIQGVSPFVLSSFRYYVEDHKRGAFEFGAPTTDVYELTGRPAENFETIARRYVALPFARQTLANRLRAFVNFNLVPFTPGYNLDWFEREQFHPMPPKPKFAMDNQHWQAERRSYFT; encoded by the coding sequence ATGAGTATAAACATCAAACAACCCAAAATCTTAGTTACGGGCGCAACTGGCAAGACAGGAAGCGCTGTCATCACCCAACTGCGTCAGCAAGATTTGCCCGTGAAAGCTGTTGTGCGATCGCAGGACGAGCGGAGTAAGCGGCTCGATCGGCTTGGAGTGGAAACAGTGGTCGCTGATTTGTTCGATCCCGATCAACTGTTAGTAGCCATGCAGGGAACCACACGCGCCTACTACTGCCCACCCCTTCACCCGTATGCGCTCCAAAGTGCGACTGCATTTGCTGTCGCTGCCCAAGCAGCAAAGCTTGAAGCAATTGTTGGGTTGAGCCAGTGGTTAGCGAGTCCCGATCATCCATCGCTGCACACGCGCCAAATTTGGCTGATCGAACAAATGTTTTCTATGCTGCCCAACATCGCGTATGTGAACGTCAATCCTGGCTACTTTGCGGACAATTATTTGCGCCTGATTGACTTTGCAACTCTGCTGGGAATATGGCCTGTGCTGACTGGGCATAGTCGCAACGCACCACCGTCCAACGAAGATATTGCCCGTATTGTTGTTGTGGCTTTGACCGATCCTGACCGCCATGCAGGCAAGCGTTATCGTCCGACTGGCCCAGCGCTACTGTCTGCATACGATATGGCTGCAACGATTCAGAAGGTGCTTGGGAGCCGGGTCTTCCCTGTAAACTTGCCGATGTGGATGTTTGTCAGAGCCGCACGCATCCAAGGTGTTAGCCCGTTTGTTCTGAGCAGCTTTCGCTACTACGTTGAAGACCACAAGCGCGGTGCCTTTGAGTTTGGTGCTCCAACAACAGATGTTTATGAGCTAACAGGTCGCCCAGCAGAGAACTTTGAGACGATTGCACGGCGCTATGTTGCCTTGCCGTTTGCCCGACAGACGCTTGCCAACCGATTACGTGCCTTTGTGAATTTTAATCTCGTCCCATTCACCCCTGGGTATAACCTGGATTGGTTTGAGCGCGAGCAATTTCACCCCATGCCGCCAAAACCTAAATTTGCAATGGACAATCAACACTGGCAAGCCGAGCGCAGATCATACTTCACGTAG